The following proteins are co-located in the Pontiella desulfatans genome:
- a CDS encoding ArsR/SmtB family transcription factor, with protein sequence MATKQTECALDKMAPEFVGQAADMLRLLAHPARLRIVDALNSMGELSVHAITEHLDIAQAATSQHLNQMRRVGLVKAERRGKEVWYSIADARPIALLNCLCNCCERNE encoded by the coding sequence ATGGCAACGAAACAGACAGAATGCGCACTGGACAAGATGGCGCCGGAATTTGTGGGGCAGGCGGCGGATATGCTGCGGCTGCTGGCGCACCCGGCGCGGCTGCGCATCGTGGATGCGCTGAACTCGATGGGCGAGCTCTCGGTGCACGCGATCACCGAGCATCTGGACATTGCGCAGGCGGCGACCTCGCAGCACCTGAACCAGATGCGGCGGGTTGGCTTGGTGAAAGCCGAACGGCGCGGCAAGGAGGTTTGGTATTCGATTGCCGATGCGCGCCCGATCGCCCTGCTCAACTGCCTTTGCAATTGTTGCGAAAGAAATGAATAG
- a CDS encoding RNA polymerase sigma factor has translation MKDERTDQELVAVCLDGNRDAFAELVCRHQDSVYGLAVGMTRNHEDAADMAQEAFIRAYAKLEQYNPDYSFKSWLLRICANQTKNLFRKRMRRRRVEENYLKEETVAGDAAPPDYQPLEEALAQLPPKLCAPLRLKFMEGMAYEEISSILGIGVSAAKMRVMRARKQLAEMLNHGK, from the coding sequence ATGAAAGATGAACGGACAGACCAGGAGCTGGTGGCAGTTTGCCTGGATGGAAACAGGGACGCCTTTGCGGAACTGGTCTGCCGTCATCAGGACTCGGTCTACGGTTTGGCCGTGGGCATGACGCGCAACCATGAGGACGCGGCGGATATGGCGCAGGAAGCTTTCATCAGGGCCTATGCAAAGCTGGAACAGTACAATCCGGACTATTCCTTCAAGTCGTGGCTGTTGCGCATCTGCGCCAACCAGACGAAGAACCTGTTCCGAAAGCGGATGCGACGGAGACGGGTGGAGGAAAACTATCTAAAGGAAGAGACCGTTGCCGGGGATGCCGCACCGCCCGACTACCAGCCGTTGGAGGAGGCGCTGGCGCAGCTGCCGCCCAAACTGTGCGCGCCGTTGCGGCTGAAGTTCATGGAAGGGATGGCCTACGAGGAAATCAGTTCGATCCTGGGCATCGGGGTCAGCGCGGCCAAGATGCGCGTCATGCGGGCACGGAAGCAGTTGGCGGAGATGTTGAACCATGGAAAATAA
- a CDS encoding glycogen-binding domain-containing protein gives MENKDPIAEQLKQHRTQAPEGFADQVMAALPQWRKTQPRGWWPSNGRWIAPALSGAVATVLILLAMGRFQPAKIQGRVGFHFELHAPGADKVELLGTFNNWKMGDIVLNGPDASGHWTASVELPEGRHEYIFLVDGERWVADPKGATHRPDGFGRVNTVINYYEDDNA, from the coding sequence ATGGAAAATAAAGATCCCATCGCAGAGCAGTTGAAGCAGCACCGGACGCAGGCCCCGGAAGGCTTTGCCGACCAGGTGATGGCCGCGCTGCCGCAATGGCGCAAGACGCAACCGCGCGGCTGGTGGCCCTCGAACGGGCGCTGGATTGCGCCCGCATTGTCCGGCGCGGTGGCCACCGTGCTCATTCTCCTTGCCATGGGCCGTTTCCAGCCCGCCAAAATCCAGGGGCGCGTCGGCTTCCATTTCGAACTCCACGCCCCCGGCGCCGACAAGGTCGAGCTGCTCGGCACCTTCAACAACTGGAAGATGGGCGACATTGTGCTCAACGGGCCCGATGCCTCCGGCCATTGGACGGCGAGCGTCGAGCTGCCGGAGGGCCGGCACGAATATATTTTCCTGGTCGATGGCGAGCGCTGGGTGGCCGACCCCAAGGGGGCGACCCACCGCCCCGATGGCTTTGGCCGGGTAAACACCGTGATCAACTATTATGAGGACGACAATGCATAG
- a CDS encoding DUF2202 domain-containing protein, whose amino-acid sequence MKPQTTLVLVLLLSASFSGAKQNRHRHGRQADACGQGCAATPAVKADAKLTEADARHLLYLREEEKLARDVYNAMAKLYDQRVFTNIPRAEQHHMDAVLGLLTAYGLEDPVKEKAGAFSDAELQKLFDALVERGSISRMDAYLVGALIEEVDILDLQEAIGQTQNENIRSVLEALEGGSKRHLNAFVRNYESVSGKTYAAQKMPQAEVDAILGK is encoded by the coding sequence ATGAAACCGCAAACCACCCTCGTTTTAGTCCTCCTCCTGTCGGCTTCGTTTTCCGGAGCGAAACAAAACCGGCATCGCCACGGGAGGCAGGCGGACGCCTGTGGCCAAGGGTGCGCGGCAACACCGGCCGTGAAGGCGGATGCGAAGTTGACGGAAGCCGATGCCAGGCATCTGCTCTATCTGCGCGAGGAGGAAAAACTCGCGCGCGATGTCTACAACGCCATGGCCAAGCTCTACGACCAGCGCGTGTTCACCAACATTCCGCGCGCGGAGCAGCACCACATGGATGCCGTTCTAGGGTTGTTGACCGCGTACGGGCTGGAAGACCCTGTGAAAGAAAAAGCAGGCGCGTTCAGCGACGCCGAACTGCAAAAGCTTTTCGACGCCTTGGTTGAGCGCGGGTCAATCTCGCGCATGGATGCCTATCTCGTTGGCGCGTTGATCGAGGAGGTTGACATCCTCGACCTCCAAGAGGCCATCGGGCAGACGCAGAACGAAAACATTCGCTCCGTGCTCGAAGCGCTGGAAGGCGGATCGAAAAGGCATTTGAACGCCTTCGTTCGAAACTATGAATCCGTCTCCGGGAAAACCTATGCGGCGCAAAAGATGCCGCAGGCGGAGGTCGATGCCATCCTCGGGAAATAG
- a CDS encoding DUF2202 domain-containing protein produces MNRSTLLAIIVGSMITGWMLEPVVAAKGKGKGGGGTVPALTEAEADDLLFMREEEKLARDVYLTFYTLWGTQVFDNISQSEQRHTDSVLALIQKYGLVDPVGDNGIGEFENEELQHLYDDLVAIGGQSELEALYVGALIEEVDIEDIWLAMERTDKSDIDNVYANLLAGSENHLVAFVGNIENHIEGLYEAQYISQEEVDVILGR; encoded by the coding sequence ATGAACAGAAGCACATTATTGGCAATTATCGTGGGCAGCATGATTACGGGTTGGATGCTCGAACCCGTGGTTGCCGCAAAGGGAAAAGGCAAAGGGGGCGGCGGCACGGTGCCAGCCCTTACCGAGGCGGAGGCCGACGACCTGCTGTTCATGCGCGAGGAGGAAAAGCTCGCACGCGATGTATACCTTACCTTCTACACCCTGTGGGGCACGCAGGTGTTCGACAACATTTCCCAGTCGGAACAGCGGCATACGGATTCGGTGCTGGCTTTGATTCAAAAGTATGGCCTCGTCGATCCCGTTGGAGACAATGGCATAGGAGAGTTCGAAAACGAGGAGCTCCAGCACCTGTATGACGACCTGGTCGCCATTGGCGGGCAGTCGGAGCTCGAAGCCCTTTACGTGGGCGCCCTGATCGAGGAAGTCGATATCGAGGATATCTGGCTGGCCATGGAACGCACCGACAAGAGCGACATCGACAATGTCTATGCCAACCTGCTGGCCGGATCGGAAAACCATCTGGTGGCCTTCGTGGGCAACATCGAAAACCATATCGAAGGGTTGTACGAAGCACAGTACATCTCGCAGGAAGAAGTCGACGTCATTCTTGGACGCTGA
- a CDS encoding hydrogenase small subunit translates to MNLSRRRFLEYCGVAAGVIGLTPGDLAGLNEALADPNAPEVIWLHGSSCTGCSVSFLNYISDTAPETVVEVLAGAINLTHHATVMTFAGESCGAVLEHAAKRGNYILVLEGGVPTAFNGHCCVAYSYKGQEITYADAVTEMAAHASHVICAGTCSSFGGIPAAGSNPSGVIKVSEHIGADTINISGCPANPNWVVWAVVQLLLGNTVDLDADQRPVALYQQPRQGGGGGGSGVWETIHQSCPRKSAFNTNRATDFDDTDGKCLVDLGCRGQWTKAKCDSCWNGTEGNGHWCIGVNSPCIGCVEPEFPDSQSFFQPYSNPS, encoded by the coding sequence ATGAATCTATCCAGGCGACGATTTCTAGAATACTGCGGCGTTGCCGCCGGCGTCATTGGCCTAACGCCGGGTGATTTAGCCGGGTTGAACGAGGCCCTGGCCGATCCGAATGCACCGGAAGTCATCTGGCTGCACGGGAGCTCCTGCACCGGCTGTTCGGTATCCTTCCTGAACTATATCTCCGACACGGCGCCCGAAACCGTGGTCGAGGTGCTCGCCGGAGCCATCAACCTCACCCACCACGCCACCGTCATGACCTTTGCTGGCGAAAGTTGCGGCGCGGTGCTCGAACATGCCGCCAAGCGCGGCAACTATATTCTCGTGCTCGAAGGCGGCGTGCCAACCGCCTTCAACGGCCACTGCTGCGTGGCCTACAGCTATAAGGGGCAGGAGATCACCTATGCGGATGCCGTCACCGAAATGGCGGCGCATGCCTCGCACGTGATATGCGCGGGAACCTGCTCCAGCTTCGGCGGCATCCCGGCGGCTGGAAGCAATCCCTCCGGCGTCATCAAGGTTTCGGAGCACATTGGAGCGGACACCATCAATATTTCCGGATGCCCGGCCAATCCCAACTGGGTGGTATGGGCCGTCGTGCAGCTGCTCCTCGGCAATACGGTCGATCTCGATGCCGACCAGCGGCCCGTTGCGCTCTACCAGCAGCCCCGCCAGGGCGGCGGCGGAGGAGGCTCCGGGGTTTGGGAAACCATCCACCAATCCTGCCCGCGCAAGTCGGCGTTCAACACCAATCGGGCAACGGACTTCGACGATACCGACGGAAAGTGCCTCGTCGACCTCGGTTGCCGGGGGCAGTGGACGAAGGCCAAGTGCGATAGCTGCTGGAACGGAACGGAAGGCAACGGCCATTGGTGCATCGGCGTCAACTCGCCCTGCATCGGTTGCGTCGAACCCGAGTTTCCCGATTCGCAATCCTTCTTCCAACCCTACAGCAACCCAAGCTAG
- a CDS encoding nickel-dependent hydrogenase large subunit translates to MPIITASIDPVTRIEGHLKVDVEIDTIDGVQQVVDAHCVGTLFRGFEKIMEGRDPRDAPNITSRICGVCPTSHGMAAALTLDNAFGVTPPTAGIMMRNLVHGACFLESHILHFYILSLLDYIKGPAMAPWQPGWDTGRRLDATTEARLQGNYLKAIELRRKCHEMGAIYGGKLPHTPSFIAGGFTAVSTQDDKDGFQILLTEITTFIQGTLLPDVELLASLYPDYFSIGKGYGNLMSYGVFDNESGSGTLFEAGLINDGSATVQALDTNNISEQVTYSWYDQTTDGKHPSVGDTIPVHPKGEAYSWLKAPRYSGVNYECGPLSRMKVNGDYAGGVSVMDRHLSRAQEALKIALAMQGWLDAVGVDAPGYSPTAVPASASGVGLTEAPRGALAHWIGVESGVVSHYQVITPTCWNCSPRDAEQNRGPMEEALIGTPVKKADQPVEVLRVVHSFDPCLDCATHVMRPDRKGKVYIVDRYGTRIEEA, encoded by the coding sequence ATGCCCATCATCACAGCATCCATCGATCCCGTCACCCGCATCGAAGGCCATCTGAAGGTCGATGTTGAAATCGATACCATCGACGGCGTCCAGCAGGTGGTCGATGCCCATTGCGTCGGCACGCTCTTCCGCGGCTTCGAAAAAATCATGGAGGGCCGCGACCCGCGCGACGCACCCAACATCACCTCGCGCATCTGCGGCGTCTGCCCCACATCGCACGGCATGGCCGCCGCCCTCACGCTCGACAATGCCTTCGGCGTAACGCCGCCGACTGCCGGCATCATGATGCGCAACCTGGTGCACGGCGCCTGCTTCCTCGAATCGCACATCCTGCATTTCTACATCCTCAGCCTGCTCGACTACATCAAGGGGCCGGCCATGGCGCCGTGGCAACCCGGCTGGGACACCGGCCGCCGGCTCGATGCCACAACCGAGGCGCGCCTGCAAGGGAACTATCTAAAGGCCATCGAACTGCGCCGCAAGTGCCACGAGATGGGCGCGATCTATGGCGGCAAGCTGCCGCACACCCCGTCGTTCATTGCCGGCGGATTCACGGCGGTTTCGACGCAGGACGACAAAGATGGCTTTCAGATCTTGCTCACCGAAATCACCACGTTCATCCAGGGCACGCTGCTTCCCGATGTCGAGCTGCTGGCCTCGCTCTATCCCGACTATTTCAGCATCGGCAAGGGCTACGGCAACCTGATGTCCTACGGCGTGTTCGACAACGAATCCGGAAGCGGAACCCTGTTTGAGGCCGGCCTGATCAACGACGGCTCGGCAACGGTTCAGGCCCTCGATACCAACAACATTTCCGAACAGGTCACCTATTCGTGGTACGACCAAACCACCGACGGCAAACATCCGTCGGTCGGCGACACCATTCCAGTGCATCCGAAGGGCGAGGCCTATTCCTGGCTCAAGGCGCCGCGCTATTCCGGCGTCAACTATGAGTGCGGACCGCTTTCGCGCATGAAGGTCAATGGCGACTATGCGGGCGGGGTATCCGTGATGGACCGCCACCTTTCTCGCGCCCAGGAAGCCCTGAAGATTGCGTTGGCCATGCAGGGTTGGCTCGATGCCGTTGGCGTGGACGCCCCCGGTTATTCCCCAACCGCTGTGCCGGCATCCGCCAGCGGCGTCGGCCTAACCGAGGCCCCGCGCGGCGCACTGGCGCACTGGATCGGCGTGGAGTCCGGCGTGGTCTCGCACTACCAGGTCATCACACCCACCTGCTGGAACTGCTCGCCGCGCGATGCCGAGCAAAACCGAGGCCCCATGGAAGAAGCCCTCATCGGCACGCCGGTCAAAAAGGCCGACCAACCGGTCGAAGTGCTGCGCGTGGTCCATTCGTTCGATCCCTGCCTCGATTGCGCAACGCACGTGATGCGCCCGGACCGGAAGGGCAAGGTCTATATTGTTGATCGCTACGGAACTCGGATCGAGGAAGCATGA
- a CDS encoding hydrogenase maturation protease, with product MIAEQRKRIAVVGMGNLLMSDDGVGVHVLHELQKRGLKGVELIDAGTAVIHTADCLRGADHIVVVDAFKAGRKPGTVYLISGDDIFENDYTLSVHSLGLKTALRFLEPGEDMMDWTLVGVEPATLEHGMELSDAVREAVEGAVRTVENLIEEWQA from the coding sequence ATGATTGCCGAACAACGAAAACGCATTGCGGTGGTCGGCATGGGCAACCTGCTCATGTCGGACGATGGCGTGGGGGTGCACGTTTTGCACGAGCTGCAAAAACGCGGGCTCAAGGGCGTTGAGCTGATCGATGCCGGCACCGCCGTCATCCATACCGCCGACTGTCTGCGCGGGGCCGACCACATTGTTGTGGTCGATGCGTTCAAGGCCGGACGCAAACCCGGAACGGTCTATCTGATCTCCGGCGACGACATATTCGAAAACGACTACACGCTCTCGGTGCATTCGCTCGGGCTGAAGACGGCGCTGCGGTTCCTGGAACCCGGCGAAGATATGATGGATTGGACGCTCGTCGGCGTGGAGCCGGCAACGCTGGAGCACGGCATGGAATTGTCGGACGCGGTTCGGGAGGCCGTCGAGGGCGCGGTGCGAACCGTCGAAAATCTGATTGAGGAGTGGCAGGCATGA
- a CDS encoding LVIVD repeat-containing protein, protein MKKGQWLLVGLYAAATALGNIGGFCAAVDADGTNAYVGAGQILLHVDVSDAAAPRLVSTRALPGLIEDILVDGATLYAACGEAGVHKVELPGMELSATYDSPGHAYGLARGGSSLYLADGVSGLQELDAATLASTGGFLTNGPAMDVVVEDSAVYLLDHFNGVIALDASLAVTGGYDLVAFGNRMASDGSTLYVVDGLGNLTQVDRATMSATTNAPAIPTFGIAAGMAIEGDRLYVAEGFGGLSIYDTTTEILLGTFTGVARSRSTAIANGLAYVAAGNQGVRIFDLSDFSLVASVPASNALDVAVAGTTLLVADPLVGLELFDLSSPAVPVHLGTYTPSSPGAVRCVGATDSFAYVAEGYTVRKLDISTPATPVVVDSFVSANHVFDLDVCGTNLILGTGAVHSVAVDGTQGLLDWNLVDLSDPLTPVSVTNLTPLVRALRLTLSSNVVYASADDGGTAVLALPPIANDSDGDGLEDSFEQMIIDFDPGDGFVDFDSVDPDDDFDGDGLSNLHEQLAGTSPVDPDSIFAICGLDGEATGYAVSWYSSAGHTYSVHKSTNLVEGFQVLKSGIPATEPINTYLDPHSNECAMYMIIID, encoded by the coding sequence ATGAAAAAAGGACAATGGCTTTTAGTTGGACTGTACGCGGCCGCGACCGCGTTGGGCAATATTGGAGGGTTCTGCGCGGCGGTCGACGCCGATGGCACCAACGCCTATGTCGGGGCGGGGCAAATCCTGCTGCACGTCGATGTGTCGGACGCAGCGGCGCCCCGCCTGGTTTCGACGCGGGCTCTGCCCGGATTGATCGAGGATATTCTCGTGGACGGCGCAACGCTCTACGCGGCGTGCGGCGAGGCCGGCGTCCACAAGGTTGAGTTGCCGGGAATGGAGCTTTCCGCAACGTACGATTCCCCGGGCCATGCCTATGGCCTCGCCCGGGGCGGTTCTTCCCTCTATCTCGCCGACGGGGTTTCCGGACTGCAAGAACTCGATGCCGCAACGCTCGCCTCGACCGGCGGCTTCCTCACCAATGGGCCGGCCATGGATGTGGTGGTGGAAGATTCGGCCGTGTATCTGCTCGACCACTTTAACGGGGTGATTGCGCTCGATGCTTCGCTGGCCGTGACCGGAGGCTACGACTTGGTCGCCTTCGGCAACCGCATGGCGTCGGACGGCAGCACGCTTTACGTGGTCGATGGCCTGGGCAACCTGACCCAAGTCGATAGGGCCACCATGTCGGCCACCACCAACGCCCCCGCCATCCCGACCTTCGGGATCGCGGCGGGGATGGCCATCGAGGGCGACCGGCTCTATGTCGCCGAAGGTTTCGGCGGCCTTTCGATATACGACACCACCACCGAAATCCTGCTCGGCACCTTTACCGGCGTGGCGCGTAGCCGCTCGACGGCCATCGCCAACGGCCTGGCCTACGTGGCCGCCGGCAACCAAGGGGTGCGCATCTTCGACCTGTCGGACTTTTCCCTAGTGGCATCCGTACCGGCCAGCAACGCGCTCGACGTGGCCGTTGCGGGAACCACGCTCCTCGTTGCCGATCCGCTCGTGGGGCTGGAGCTGTTCGATCTGTCCTCTCCGGCTGTCCCGGTGCATCTGGGCACCTACACCCCATCCTCCCCCGGGGCTGTCCGATGCGTCGGGGCAACCGATTCCTTTGCCTATGTTGCCGAGGGCTACACCGTCCGCAAGCTGGACATCTCCACTCCGGCAACGCCGGTCGTGGTCGATAGTTTTGTTTCGGCCAACCATGTTTTCGACCTGGATGTCTGCGGTACCAACCTCATCCTGGGCACCGGCGCGGTACACTCCGTTGCGGTGGATGGGACGCAGGGCTTGCTGGATTGGAACCTGGTCGATCTTTCCGATCCGCTGACCCCGGTTTCGGTCACCAACCTAACGCCGCTGGTGCGCGCCCTGCGGCTGACGCTTTCGAGCAACGTGGTCTATGCTTCCGCCGACGATGGCGGAACGGCGGTCCTCGCCTTGCCGCCTATCGCGAACGATTCCGACGGCGATGGACTCGAGGATTCGTTCGAGCAAATGATCATCGATTTTGATCCGGGCGATGGCTTTGTTGATTTTGATAGCGTCGACCCCGACGACGACTTCGATGGCGACGGTCTCTCCAACCTTCACGAACAACTTGCCGGAACCTCCCCCGTCGATCCCGACTCCATATTCGCCATTTGTGGCCTCGACGGGGAGGCAACCGGTTATGCCGTAAGTTGGTACAGCTCCGCCGGCCATACCTATTCCGTGCACAAGAGCACCAACCTGGTGGAAGGCTTCCAGGTGCTCAAGTCAGGCATCCCTGCAACCGAACCCATCAATACATATCTTGATCCTCATTCCAACGAGTGCGCCATGTATATGATTATAATTGACTAA